GTGTCTAATTGTCAATCCATATTTAAATCTGCATATCCTTGCTTATTGTTGTTAGAATGATATTCTTTGTAGCAGGACAAGGGTAGGCCTTTGCCGAAATTCGGAGAATGGGATGTAAATAATCCAGCCTCAGCAGAAGGATTTACAGTTATTTTCGCAAAAGCTAGGGATGATAAGAAGACCAATGCAGGGGATAAAGTttcacccaaaaaaaataatgataATTCAAAACAACAGCAAAATCCTCAAGACCATCAATATCCTTCACCGGTATGACAAGCTACGCCAACCTTGAATTTCATTTCCACTTTCTCCATAGCATAGTAATCTTTCAGTACTCAAACTTACATGTACTATTCTTTTGTGACTTTTTGATGCAGTGGAAGTGGTTTTGTTGTGGTTGAACCCACTTTGTAATCTGGCAATGAATTTTGCACAAACAGAGCTTTGAATACTTGAATCATTTCCAAAAGGAAGGCTCCCTCCTCTCTGAGAAAACCATGAAACAGAAGAGACTAATGATAGATAGATGAATGGATGAAGTTGGGAAGAGTCCTCGTTGTGGTTGtctacttctttcttcttcttttcgtataCTTTGTATTTACCTCTGCTCATATCACTCTGTGTTTTGTCTAAGTTATATGTGTTCTTACTCTAGGAATGATAAGTATAATAGACATAAAGGAGTTTAAAAACTTCACGAATTCCTTTCTTCTCTACTTGCATGTATATCTAATATCTATGCATGCATCCATGATTCTTCCGagttattttcattttcatttcttgttgtcaaaaagaaaaaagtaacaGCATCTGTGATTGTGGAGAAACTGCTACGAGTTCAAACAGTTTCTATAGGGGGGATCAGTCCAACCCAGTTCCCATCTGCTAGACTATGACTTTTTTCCAGGATTCATTCTAAAATGCAATGTTTGAGAATAACAGTCTCTTAATATGATTAGAGAAACAAGTTGGGCTAACTTACAAAGTTACAAATCAGATTTTAAGCTGAAGAGACAAATTTACAACATTTGCCCATTGGGTTCTTAGATTAAACACTAAATAACTTATCCGTTTCCACACTACAACCctaaaaaaaacacaagaaagaaaaagacaatcCAAACCCAGAATCCTTCAGGAATATAACAAAAGTCTTACAGCGACTGGATTACAGCTTCGTCTCCATTTTCATATCCTGTCATTCGAGACGACCCCGAACTTGCAGCGTCAACAAAGTGTGTAAGCTGATCCGAAGTGGACATAGTTGGAGCAGCAGCTGAAGAGCCATCATAATTTAATGGATGATCAAACTTACAAGCAGGTCCAAACTTGCAAATGCCATAGTGACTATAGTGTGAGCAAATTTCTTCACCCTGGATAGCCAAAAACGAGATTGCAGATAAAACACAGAATCAACGTAAGAAGGGAGATTTTTTGTTGACCAAGATCGCAAACTACAGACTTAAGATGTCTCGTAAAACAGAACAGGATATTAGCATGCACATGCAAACCAACATAGTAAATACTTACAGGTCTTAGAGGTAGGCCCATGGGACTGAGAGCAGGTGAGTTTTGCAGCCGATTCTTCGGATGATCGAACCTACAAGCAGATCTATATTTACAATCCCCATTTCTCATGAAGTATTGGCATTCACGTTCTCCAGGTCTCTCAGGGAACTCATCAGTGGCCATCTGCTGCTGATGACGATAATGCTTGGACCCATCTGTTTTCCTGATGAAATTGCTCTTGAATGGAGCTGATGCTGAATTGGTATTTCCCTTTGGTGGATATACTGGACCCTACAAAAAGTCATTTACAAAGGCATGAGGAACACCATTGTTTGGTTTTGGCCTTTTGCTTATGCAGTAATGTGGTCTCAAACTGTCATACGAAGTAAAGATTTTCAACATGAACATAGTTCGTTTgccctaaaaaggtttaaaacaaaaacaacaacaaagtaCGTGGAATATTTACCCGAAGACCCAAATGAAGCAACAAATAACGTAAATTTGATTTCTGAACCAACttattgaaataataaaattGTGGGCGCTATTACCCAGAATGAATCAACTGAGTAATCACTGGCTAATGCAATGGGATGGTTAAGATGAAATAGAAGGAAAGGCATATTATAACAATGCTGTGACAGGAAGCACATCCCCAAATTAATGCTTCACCCCATTAGGTGGGGAAAGATATGATGGTCATAAATAAGTATTAACACACCCACCTGATATCCATCCCACTCTAGATTTTGTTGTGTCCCTTGAGATGGTGAAGCCGTCAGTCCAGAATATGATCGTGATGCATAAGGAACAGGATCATTTGAGGTTCTAGGTGAAGACCAAGATGCAGATGATTGAGAAGTGCCGCCTGATTGTAAAGGAACAGACATGCCACTATGATATCCTGAGCTCGGATCCAATCCTACCGCTTCCCCAGGGTCAGGATGATGAAACCTGCAATTTGTTGCGAATTTACAAGAGCCCACACGCATGTAGAAGGGGCATTCTTTCTCCCCCTGGATGAAAAGAAGTTAATCAGCACAAGATCAGATTAACTAAAAGAACAAAAATCTGAATGCCACGGCATCTACCTCAGTTCCTCACACAACAGTTACTTCTAGGACATCAAATTAAAATTTCACATGGGTTTAAGTACTACCGGTCGAATTGGCAGTCCCAGAAAGTTAAAGTGCTGAGCTGGTCCAACTGCAGTTTTTTCTCGGGGATGATCGTATCTACAATCTTTTCCATACTTACAAGCTCCCGTCTTTAAGTAATACTGTGAATATAACAAAGTAATAAGTCATTGAATCACAAATCAAGCAAAATGCATCATAAGTATTTATCACAAAAGAAATACTAACTCCCTTATACTGACACACACAAAAAAAGACATAGAATACAGACATCTAATATCACACATAACACAACTTCATGTATTAAGCCAAAGGATGTTCCTTTAGAAATAACAGTCAGCACTTAGGCCAATTAGTCAAAGAGGAATGCGTCCATGATATTACACCAGGGAAATCAAACTGTTACTTGGAGGCTAAAAAAAGGCTCAGAGTATGAATTCTCGTTAATCTGTGAAAGAAAGACCCTCACTCTATCAAAACTTCACACAGCTGTAAATTAATAAATGTGCCTCAAACTAGGTGTAATGCAAGTAACCGTTTAAAATGATTACCTTGCATTCTGGTTCTCCTGGTCTTTCAGGATATTCTTCCTTATTATCCTTCTCCTTAACAACCTTTACATTCAAAACAAACAGCAAATGAAACATAACAACAGTGAGAACAACAATTTCCCATTCAAACCCTTCACTAATTATGGTGTTTGCTGAAAAGCTCCCACCTTTAGTGATTCTGGGAAGTGGGTTTGTTGAAATCGAACCtgacaaaaccaaaaatttctcataTTATCAAAAACGAAATCAACAAATTTTCATGAAATGATCAGTAATATAATTCTTACATGTTCTTTGTTTCGATTATGAGGATGATTGAATCTACAATTTAAACCATATCGACAAGCTCCGGTACGAAGATAAAATGAACAATCAGGTTCATCAGGTCTCAATGGATACAACAAAAAGCTTCCATTTTTATTACTATAAATCGCATCTTTATGATAATTAACACCATTGATTTCTTcatgttgttgatgttgctgtAACCTTAGGTTATGAAAATCTCCTTCTAGGGCATGGATGATAGCAGGATCATGATGAATTTCATGATGATGTGCAACAGATGAatgagatggtgatgatgattctattttgatttcttcttgttcttgagattttgatgatgatgaattaattttctcataatcttcttcttctcccattTTCTATGTgcatttcaaaaccctaattctctattttttttttggatttttagatagGAAGGTGAACTCGACactgtagagagagagagagtgaatGTGAAAAAGACAATAAAAGAAGGGATGGGATGGGGGAGTTTAAACGTACACGTAAACATGCCAACTATAACTATGCCTTGGATTCCAGTACTTGCACAGAAGTCACAATTTCATGACTCCAAATTGTGCATACATGACTGATTCTGATGTGTGTTCTTTTTGTATAGAAAAACTCAGAGCATATTCTATGGGTAGTCCTTAAACGAAGACTATTTCTTTCATACGAAAGAGGACACGTTCATATGAACGAGTGAAGCTATTATGGGCAAAATAAAAGAGAACACTAAACAGGAGACTTTCTCCCGTTAAAGAAAAAAAAGCTAAAAGAACTCCTAAAATGGGGGACCTTcctcgtcaaaaaaaaaaaaaaaactaaaaaaactccTAATACGGGGGCCTTTCCCCcgtcagaaaaaaaaaactaaaaaaactcctaaaacggGGAAAAGTCCcccgtcaaaaaaaaaagaaaaaactaaaaaatgtTCTAAAACGGGGGATTGTCCTCCGTCTAGTTCAAAAAGTTCCAAATCTTTTTGACGGGGGACCGTCCCCCGTCTAGTGTTTCACTACCAACCACTCGTTCAATTGAACGAGTGCATGAACGTGTTTGGGGGAAAAGTGGGGTAAAAACTACCCATATGAGCCTCAAATCTGCTCAAATTGGTAGTGCACTCTTTCATTTGAAAGTGTGACActacccataggatttgctcttAGGCCTTAAAGAAAGACAGTAAGACTGGCACACAATATTGACAGAGGTTGGATTCACCACCCTGTCATtgtctagaatacaaaacaaagcttggctaatttaggctagataaagagtgGCCGAGATTTGTCTAAGAGAGATAAATCTACGAccgtggttttttcaactaaccattataaatactttattaattggtatcctattaattgctcatgatgaatgattaattaatttttcatgataaatgttcatttaatgaatctaataaatgcatatttttattaataaataagtttattaagaactatatatatatattaatcggtaaagaatttggtgctggcgagtttcaaactcaagtaactggtatcatcacccaatgatttTACCGCTGTACTACGGTGATTccggttaaaaattatattaataattttaatggtggtagtgaaagaagtagtgggtggtggaaacagtggCAGGTATTTGTGAGTgatggaggtggtaacattattggtggtggaaaaaatagtgggtgtggctggtttttacgtacggtggtggatgttagtgaatagtagtggcaataatagttttgtgtctttaaaaaaagggaaacattttattgtgatagatgtagttggttgtttttagcacaactggtaaggacaaaacacaaatattttgaggaggatactaaatcatataagacaatatgatcatgaccgctgggtcacccaaatgggatcccaactatttatagtacccgatcgaataaatcacggtttttagtattaaaatataattgattacatttccagaatacaaaacaaagtttggacaagttaggctagataaagaacgatcgatttatacttgcagaacataaatctaccgcaatgatcacgtttaattaaaatttaataataaatattcaattgatatttcataataaatgtttctttaattaatcaaatgaatatatttttgttgatacataataaatttatttgatattaaccatatcagtaagAATTAAtgttggttgtgatggtgggcagtggtgaggataatggtggtgggtattggtgagactggtggagtggtgacgataatgtggtggtggaagaagtaatggtagtagggtgagagaaggggtcctaagataggtaaattaagcgCTAATGATGGTTttgatggtgggtggtggtggtggatcaaCGGTGGgtataatggtggtgggtattggtgagattGGTGGAGTGGTgatgataatgtggtggtggaagaagtagtagtagggtgagaaagtgtttcctaagataggtaaattatttagtcacccttggttaaattttctttgttttgttttaatttgattttagtttttaaattactttttttattattttttaaatttaaaacaATTTTTTAAGGCCAGATTTTTCCagaaaagaagatgttgtgattttaagatttgccgagtagggggcaggaagaaaaatgaaatctataaaaaaaattgaccaaacacaaggctatacgcgaattaattgtaatcggttcagtttctcacatctctctttattcctcttttttgtcatggtttctgtttctgtcattatttctccctacttcatgggattatgcaaggctacgcgtgaattaattgtaatcgattcagtttctcacatatctctttattccctttttttgtcatgatttttatttttgtcatttctccccaacttcgtgtaattatgcatgcttgagaaatagttcatgataataggtaaagagacaagaaaagaattggatcaagaattaaatattattataaattttaggaaaatgaataaaacaaatttatgtaaattgggaacccaacaatttatatcaaagagaaaaattaaattctaatgctaagagattttgcaagattaatctaattgatttaaagtaattttaggtgtttttaattttgttacaagtttagtgaatgacctttgatgatattttttgaagtagtgaacgaagtaatgttctactacccataggatttgctctaacgattaacaatgtttgtcccaaagggttgtatgacttacatacacaatattaaaagattcgaggataaggacatgtttattaaccaactcctcaaaaaaTTTACACCTGGATCGATCAgttcgattcttctcagacaattacgacatgtatgaatcgatggatacatttgaaacacatatccttgcCCGTGACGTTACGACACGGGTTGAGACCTAGTTGTTCTTACAAGATAGAGCTATATTAAAGGTATTCATATTTTGAAGACGATGGATAATAGTAAGTTTTAAAAAGACAAGGGTAACTGGAGTGATTTCCAGATCATGTTGGTGAGTGTTCCTTTCATGATATCTGAGATGAAATCTTCCTTGGACAGCTGCATGGTACAAAAGCTTGAAACGATTAAGCACTTCCATTGATTCAGCAGATATTTCTATGTTTGTGCTCTGCATTTCTTTGGCCCATTGGAAAGCTAGGTCTGCTCCTTCTGTTTCTCCCCAAGCTTCACAGTATTCTGGATATCCTCTGGTTCCAATGTTGTTTTCTGCAAAATCCACCATAGTCAGTGCAGCATGGTATAGTAAATTCTCGGGATCTTGAAGCGTACAGATCCTGATGGTTTTTTCATAAGTGGTTGTCTTATTCAGTTCATGATCATAAGCAGTATCATTGTGATGCATATTTGCATCAGTTTTCTCAGGTAAAAGAGGGAAGGCATTCATAATATGCTCTTGCATGTTATGAATTCTATCATGATTGCAAAGGTGTTGCTTTATGCGCATTGAGGTAAAAGCCGCATTTGGCTTGGTTTGTTTGAAAATCAAATCACATCTGGCTTTCCAGATATACCAGCAAGTAGTGGCATAGATCTGACAATTTTGGTTGCTTTCCCCAGTCTGAAATCAGGAGTTCAACCAATCAATGAAGATAGCGGTATTGTCAATATAGTGTAGAATGCTAACTGTTTTAGTATTAGTGGGGAGGATCCCATGAGCACACTTCCATATGAATATTCTTATTACTGGAGCCACATTCATATTCCATATTGTCTCCCAATTACCATTTTGAGTTTCATTGCTATACAAATTGTCAATCTTTACCTTGTACAAGGCTTTGACAGAGAAGTTTCATGTATCATTTAGCTGCCATATTATCCTATATTCCTCGGTTGGATAAGTATGTAGAGTAAGAATGTATTGAGCAGTATTTTTGCTGAAGTATTCTTGCACTAGGTTTTCTTTCCAAGTACCTTCTGGCAGAAGAAGAGATTTTAGGTACTCAAAGTTTTGAGGGAAATGTTGGGGCATAGTGAGTCTTGTAGTTGTTCCTGGGATCCAGATTTCACCCAAATTTTGATCATTCTCCCTCCAGATACAGTGTTGTTGAATGTTGTTGATGCCTTCTagaattcctttccatatccaagagtcTCCATCTTTTGAGTGTATGTCCATGTTGAGAACATTTCTACCAAGTATATATTTTGCATCCATGAGTTTGTACTGTAGAAAGTCTTTGTCTTATTCCAGTCTCCAGGCTATTTTAGCGATCATTGAACTGTTAAATAGTTTCATATTCATGAAGCCTAAGCCCCCCAGCTCTTTAGGTTTACAAACTGCAGTCCAAGCTTTTGGATAGTATCCACTAGGATTTTCTATGTTTCCCCCCCAAAAGAAGTCCCTTTGAAGGTTGTTGATGTCTTTGCAGGTCTTCTTGGGGATCCTGAAACAGTTCATCTGGTAGATACAAGCAGAAGATGTTAATGATTTTATGAGAACTTCCCTTCCTGCAGGGTTCAGAGGTATATTTTTCCAGTTAGATAGTCTTGTTTTCAGCTTTTTAACTCCAGGTTTGAAAGAAAAGAGGGGAGCCCAGATAtttgtcatcaaattgaagaatTTGGACTCCCATGGAGTTACTGATTTGAGGAATGAGGTTAGGATCTGTGTTCTTACTGAAAAATACTCCAGATATGTTGAAGTTTATGAGATGCCCTGATGTGCTTCCAAAGCTCTAGAGAATCTTCATTATGTTTTGAGCTTCTGTCAAGTTGGCTTTACAGAAAATCATGCAGTCATCAGCATATAACAGATGGTTGATAGATGGTGCTGCTTTGCATATCCTTATTCCAGTTACGATGCCCAACTCTTCAGCATGTATGGGAGTTCTTGAGAGGGATTCCATGCAGAAGAGAAAGAGGTAGGGAGAAAGAGGATTCCTTTGTCTTAAGCCTCTTGAAGGTTTAAAAAACTTATCAAGAGAGCCACTGACTAGAACAACAGATGTGGATGTAGAAATGCACTGTAATATTTTGTTGCACCAATTTTCATTGAAACCTATCTTCTTCATAATGACTATTAGGAATGTCCACTCTACTCTGTCAAAAGCTTTGGCCATATCAATTTTTATGCCCATAGTTCCCGAGTTTCCTTTTTTTCCCTCTGTTGGATCTCATATTGTGTATGATCTCATGAGCAATAGCAGTGTTGTCTGATATTTGTCTGCCAGGAATGAAAGCAGATTGATaaggagatatgattttgttAAGGTAAGGTTTCATCCTCTGAGATAtgagtttggatatgattttataGATAGTATTGCAGAGGCATATGGGTCTAAAGTGACTTGCGGATGTTGGGTGATAAGGGATATGAAGGTTGAGTTCATTTCTTTGAGGAGATAGCCGGAGATGAAAAAATGTTGAACCATTTTAACTATGTAATTTCCCATTAATTCCCAGTTGGCTTTAAAGAAGTTTGGTGGAAATCCATCAGGACCAGGAGCTTTGTCATTGGCCATGCTAAACAGAATTGATTTAATTTCATTGGGTTCAGGTTTTCTGTTGAGCATGGCGTTGTCAGTAGAGGTTATGGTTATGGGGATTAAGTGGATGATTTCTGGAGAGATGGTGATGGTTTCAGCAGATGCCATTCTTGAGAAGTGAGTAGTAAAACAGTCTTTAACTTCTTGGTATTCAGAAATCCAGATTCCTTCTTCATTTTGTATTGTatc
The nucleotide sequence above comes from Papaver somniferum cultivar HN1 chromosome 8, ASM357369v1, whole genome shotgun sequence. Encoded proteins:
- the LOC113302711 gene encoding zinc finger CCCH domain-containing protein 63-like isoform X1; this encodes MGEEEDYEKINSSSSKSQEQEEIKIESSSPSHSSVAHHHEIHHDPAIIHALEGDFHNLRLQQHQQHEEINGVNYHKDAIYSNKNGSFLLYPLRPDEPDCSFYLRTGACRYGLNCRFNHPHNRNKEHVRFQQTHFPESLKVVKEKDNKEEYPERPGEPECKYYLKTGACKYGKDCRYDHPREKTAVGPAQHFNFLGLPIRPGEKECPFYMRVGSCKFATNCRFHHPDPGEAVGLDPSSGYHSGMSVPLQSGGTSQSSASWSSPRTSNDPVPYASRSYSGLTASPSQGTQQNLEWDGYQGPVYPPKGNTNSASAPFKSNFIRKTDGSKHYRHQQQMATDEFPERPGERECQYFMRNGDCKYRSACRFDHPKNRLQNSPALSPMGLPLRPGEEICSHYSHYGICKFGPACKFDHPLNYDGSSAAAPTMSTSDQLTHFVDAASSGSSRMTGYENGDEAVIQSL
- the LOC113302713 gene encoding protein NOI4-like isoform X1 translates to MASQDKGRPLPKFGEWDVNNPASAEGFTVIFAKARDDKKTNAGDKVSPKKNNDNSKQQQNPQDHQYPSPWKWFCCG
- the LOC113302713 gene encoding protein NOI4-like isoform X2 is translated as MASDKGRPLPKFGEWDVNNPASAEGFTVIFAKARDDKKTNAGDKVSPKKNNDNSKQQQNPQDHQYPSPWKWFCCG
- the LOC113302711 gene encoding zinc finger CCCH domain-containing protein 63-like isoform X2, which codes for MGEEEDYEKINSSSSKSQEQEEIKIESSSPSHSSVAHHHEIHHDPAIIHALEGDFHNLRLQQHQQHEEINGVNYHKDAIYSNKNGSFLLYPLRPDEPDCSFYLRTGACRYGLNCRFNHPHNRNKEHVVKEKDNKEEYPERPGEPECKYYLKTGACKYGKDCRYDHPREKTAVGPAQHFNFLGLPIRPGEKECPFYMRVGSCKFATNCRFHHPDPGEAVGLDPSSGYHSGMSVPLQSGGTSQSSASWSSPRTSNDPVPYASRSYSGLTASPSQGTQQNLEWDGYQGPVYPPKGNTNSASAPFKSNFIRKTDGSKHYRHQQQMATDEFPERPGERECQYFMRNGDCKYRSACRFDHPKNRLQNSPALSPMGLPLRPGEEICSHYSHYGICKFGPACKFDHPLNYDGSSAAAPTMSTSDQLTHFVDAASSGSSRMTGYENGDEAVIQSL